A genomic segment from Nicotiana sylvestris chromosome 1, ASM39365v2, whole genome shotgun sequence encodes:
- the LOC138889869 gene encoding uncharacterized protein, with translation MGREYKPLKTYFPDEELSFVGEEITEAYDSWRMFFDGAAKFKGIGFGAVLVSEMGQHYSVSAKLKFPCTNNMAKYESCILGLNMAVDMNIQELLVINDSNLFMHQVQEEWATKNSKILPYLHHVQQLRKRFTKIEFRHVPRIQNEFVDALATWSSMIQYPNKKYIDTIPVKIHNQPAYCAHVEEEADGKPWFYDIKEYLSKGKYPEHTDHT, from the coding sequence ATGGGAagagaatacaaacccttgaaaacatattttcctgatgaagaattatcattcgtaggagaagaaattactgaagcatatgacagttggaggatgttctttgacggagctgcaaagTTCAAAGGAATAGGctttggagcagttttggtatcggaaatgggtcagcattattcggtatctgctaaactcaaatttccctgcactaacaacatggcaAAATATGAatcctgcatactagggctcaacatggcagtcgacatgaacattcaggagttgttaGTGATCAACGATTCAAATTTGTTCATGCACCAGGTACAAgaagagtgggccaccaagaattccaagatattgccgtatctgcaccatgtgcagcagttgagaaagaggtttacaaagatagaattccgacatgtgcccagaattcagaatgagtttgtcgacgCATTGGCCACTTggtcatccatgatacaatatCCAAATAAGAAGTACATTGATACCATTCCGGTGAAGAttcataatcagccagcttactgtgctcatgtcgaggaagaagcagatgggaAGCCGTGGTTCtatgacatcaaagaatacttatcaaaaggaaAATACCCAGAGCATACAGATCACACTTAG